In Miscanthus floridulus cultivar M001 chromosome 8, ASM1932011v1, whole genome shotgun sequence, the sequence GTGTTGCGGCAGACACGGTGCTAGGCGCGAGCATGGCCTGCGGCCACACGACCGTGGGCGTGGGCGGCGTTGGtgttttctttcttctctttttcttttttttttctttcgtgAAATTAGATCTCACTGTCGGTACTGAAAGTCCAAGCCTATCACTGCAAATTTCCCACTATCAGATCAAAATCCAGTAGTGAAGGCCCGTTTGGAACCGATAGTAATTGTCGTCCGTGGAGTAGTGACTCCACTTGAGCAGACTTCACGTTGAGATAAATTTACCGCCGAACAACTCACAACTGCATGACAGATAGTCATCGTTCAGGATATATGTAAAATCGATCGATCGGTTCCGAGTTGTGACATGACATCAAATGAATGTTGAATTACACTGGATGCATGGTATCTGGGCAAAGTGAAATAACAGCACACACTTGAATTTACTGTGTGGATTTTGACCGCTCATGGTTGATAATTGACACCTAAACACCACTGTTTACCTAGCTAGCTAGGTTTCGTTGTAATTCAAGGGATCAGGTATAGCTAGCTTTGATGCTACAACTCGAACACAAGCAATAAAATCAACCATATATGATAAAGGCTAATAATTACATGACACTAGCTAATAACTGCAACACCACACGTCCACACTGTATGAATTTAGTTCTGATCAGcgcaagttttttttttggatGCAAAATCATCAAAGGGATTTGGCACCCATGCATGATGGGTAACTGAAAGAGATTAGAGATCGAAGAGCGATTTGACAAAGGAAAAACTGGTTACACGTACAGTAGAGCTAATAACTGCATGCCTTGGATTTTCCATGCACGCATGCCTTGGATTTGGACGATGGATGGCTCTAGTTGTGACTTGACCATTCCTGGGTCGCATGCATGCATCACCTTGGCTAGCTAGTACAAAGTAGTGCTTACAAGGAGGAGTATGTGTGTGTGCAGGGCATCTTACTAATACTACTTGATCATGTTAGATGTCATATGCATGCAAAAAAAAACTGAAACAGTAGCTTTGACCAACAAGGACCAGGCCAGGCCAAAATGACAAAAGGACGGGTGTAGTAGATACAAACCCTGAACTCAGGTGGAGGCTTTTTTTGTCTGTTGCTCTCTACATGTGAACAGAGATATGAACTACTACTCTCTATTTTTAAAAAATAAGTTTTTATATTAAGTACATAATTGCTTATATATAATGAAATTTTGTGTGGACACGTACTATATATCATTGTACTTTGATGCGAGTGACAGAGTGACACCAACATTTCCAAGAAACAGAGCTGGTCCATCCAAGGAAGAAGTGTCACCCATTATGCATTGATCAGCATTGTACCCAGCTAGCTAGCTGCTTATTATGCTACTATGCAGAGTTCGTAGCCAGAGGGAGGAGGAGTAACTATCATTATTTGAAGCAACCAGAAAGAGGACACAAATAATAGAGCTGAGATGAATATAGTTTATAAAAAGGACAAGTATACCTCCAGCTCCGTCCATGCATCAGGTTATATAATATTACCACCGATTAGATCATCATCCTGCAGTACAAACAGTACAAATCAAATTGAGCGGCCAGCACATGGGACAAAATAATGATAATAGCCTCAAAAGATTGCAAGGTTAGGCGTGTCAATATACACAACTCATATTATCAAGGGATTTTTTGCAGTCGGTCAAAAGAGAGTTTTGAAGGCGGGCAGGGAGTCCGCCTCCGAAGCAATGCCTGCGTAAATCGTTATTTTTGGAGATGGTCAAATGTTCGCCTTTGAAaatagattaaaaataaaaaaaaagaacatcGACAAGACCACTGAGCCCATCGACGCACCGCTGCCGCCGCTCGCCGGACCCGAGACCCCGCTGCCGAATTCAGCCATGGCCGCTGCTGAAGAGCCACGGGCACTGTTGAGCCCCTGCCGCTGCCGTCGCGAACACCCTGCACTGCCGCGGAAGAGACCCCCGACGCTGGCACGTGCGGCCCCCGTAGCCGTGGTGCGAGCGCCCCAGCCACCGGGCACGAGCGGCCCGCCCTCGCACCATCATCATTGATCGGAAGAGAGAAGTGCGCGTGTGGAAGAGAGGCAAAGAGGAAGAGAGTTGGACGTGGAACGGGTGGGAGGAGAatgaatgagctagggtttctcAGTTTATATACTTTGAACCCGTTAACGGGCCGAGATGGGCCAAAAACGGATGGGCTTAGCCACGATTAATAGAGCCCGCATCAAAAAATGGCCTTCATTTTCAGAGATTGAGCTCTTAAGAGGCCCACCTCCGTAAATCCATTTTCGGAGATGTGCAATTTTTTACTACTTTCGTAAATCCATTTTAGGAGACGGGCAATTTTTGCCTACCTCCATAAATAAAATGTTTGCCTCTAGTAATGCTCAGGTATTTTAGAAGACGATTGAATTTTGTGACCGCCTCAGTTAATGATTGGATAGTGTCGtgaaatcatttgtgtagtagtgatatataattaagtatatacatatacatatacatatacatatacatatacatatacatatacatatacatatacatatacatatacatatagagGTATATATCACTATATATAATGCATGGAAGAAGAGAAATGAAAACCGTTGGCTtgtcctctccctttctctctcttaatTCTACTACTCAGCCCGTACTAGCAAGGATGCACCTTTCCTCTTTGTCTTTCTCTCTGTCCGGCGTCTCTCTCAGGAGTGGGTGGCAAAACTAACCCCACTGCAAGCAGCTCCGGGCTATAGCTGCAGTACACTGACTGACGACCCCTACTAGAAGAAGGGGTAGAGTATAGTGtgtagagagagagaaagaggtagCAGCAGCTGCTACAGCAAGCAGAGCTATCTAAGGTAGCTACTCACAGACAGAcacaggggagagagagagagaagggaaggCAGAGGCGGCCAAGGCAACAGCATGGAAATGGAATGATGGCAATATGATTCATGGATGGATCCATGGACATATGGACGCGATCCCCATCCATCCCCCTAATTTCACTCGGATCCCTCTGCTGCCTTTGCCTTGCTGGGCGTGGGCGGGCGGGCAGCAAAAGTACCCCAACCCCCACTATATAAGTGCGCGCCTTTCCTCCCCTGCCACCAGCTtctccttcccttcccttcccttctctttcctcatcatcgtcttcctcctcctctggcctcctcttcttcctctcgtcCTCTCCCTCCTAGCTaccactagcagcagcagcagccgcggcTCGTCAAGCAAACTAATCTGTGAGtgagtgtatgtgtgtgtgaggaGATCGATAATCGATTGATCAATCGAGAAGGAACGAGTTAGAGAGATCGACGCCGGCACACACTAACACCTGCACGGGGAAATTaacaaagaaagaaaaagaaatagcAAGGAAGAAGATCGTAGTATCAGCAATGAGCATCTCGGTGAACGGGCAGTCGTGCGTGCCGCCGGGGTTCCGGTTCCACCCGACGGAGGAGGAGCTGCTCAACTACTACCTCCGCAAGAAGGTGGCCTCGCAGGAGATCGACCTCGACGTCATCCGCGACGTCGACCTCAACAAGCTCGAGCCATGGGACATCCAAGGTACGGTACTcactctctagctgctgctaccTTCTAGCAGTGGCAGATCGTGGTCGTGGATCGATCGGATCCATGGGAGCTGGTGACCTGATCATGCATGAACATAGACATGGATCCAACTGCTACTGCACGTACGTACGTACCCATGGACCATGGCTtgttgcaccaccaccaccaccacctgcacCGTCGACTACAGCTGCCATGTGCCATGGGCTGGCAGCTGGGCAGAGCTAGAGCTTGCTGAATTTTGTAGTACGAATTGTGCGGTTTATTATGCTTGACCTGGAGGTGAATGCAACTGCCTAGCTAAATAGCTAGTCCCATGCATGTAGATGTAGCCTGTTCGTTCATCGACAAACTAATAAACGATCAAGAATTGCGTGGTAACAAGTCGTCGTCCATGGTGCTGATCGAACTGCGTGCGATTTTGCAGAGAAATGCAAGATCGGGTCGGGCCCCCAGAACGACTGGTACTTCTTCAGCCACAAGGACAAGAAGTACCCGACGGGGACGCGCACGAACCGCGCCACGGCAGCCGGATTCTGGAAGGCCACCGGCCGCGACAAGGCCATCTACAACGCCGTCAAGCGCTTCGGCATGCGCAAGACGCTCGTCTTCTACAAGGGCCGCGCGCCGCACGGCCAGAAATCCGACTGGATTATGCACGAGTACCGCCTCGACGACCCTGCTGCTGCCGGCTCCggcgatgccgccgccgccgcctacgcTGCCACCACGGTAAGCAAGCAAACATCCATGATCGATCGCCCACCCCTGCATCCAGCtcgatcagatcttccttccttcCCCTAGCTAACATAATTGTCTATGTTAATCTCTGCACCAATTCACGTACGCCACCATTAATTATTGCCTGCCGTAAGAAACAATTATATGGCGGTGGTGGTGCAATCATACGAGTACGGCTGACCGCCTTGATTTGATCCAGCTCCAGCCTGCCgtaagaaaaaaaattattttttttcttcgtTTTTGACTCTTGTTTGATTGATTGACGaggagagaagaagaagagaaagaggGTAGTACGGTGGTGGAGAGAGCAGTAGGCTATAGGGAAGGCAGTAATTATTATTAAACTTTGCCATGTGCTTCCTATGCCCCAAAAGGTAGAAATAATTAACATTGCTGCCCTGCTTTatctcgtcggcggcggcggcgatgtcgTGGTGAACAGGTCGCCGCTGCTGCGTCGTCGGACGGCGGGCAGGAGGACGGGTGGGTGGTGTGCAGGCTGTTCAAGAAGAAGCACCACCACAAGGAGTCATCAGGCGGAGGCGGGGGCAGCAAGCACGGCAGTAACAACGAGCACGGGCACGGCGGCGGCAAGGGTGCGGCGGCTGCTGCGGCTGCGGCAGCggc encodes:
- the LOC136472455 gene encoding NAC domain-containing protein 43-like, producing the protein MSISVNGQSCVPPGFRFHPTEEELLNYYLRKKVASQEIDLDVIRDVDLNKLEPWDIQEKCKIGSGPQNDWYFFSHKDKKYPTGTRTNRATAAGFWKATGRDKAIYNAVKRFGMRKTLVFYKGRAPHGQKSDWIMHEYRLDDPAAAGSGDAAAAAYAATTVAAAASSDGGQEDGWVVCRLFKKKHHHKESSGGGGGSKHGSNNEHGHGGGKGAAAAAAAAAAHQHQHHGGLQYSSSDDALDQILHYMSRSCKQEHELLSPQPPPGRAASRYLRPIETVLGGHGFMKLPPLESPSAAAAALTTPLQHAVSGDATAAAGVVVDDLLGVHRAGGIGITDWAMMDRLVASHLNGQAPNDVAPAADHLGSCFDDATGADDADDASLAFYSAAANRLLGSAAGSSGAGSDDDLWSFTRSSASAAAAAATSTERLSHVSL